One Neisseria sicca genomic region harbors:
- a CDS encoding OmpH family outer membrane protein: MANAFRLGGAALLGFGLMNQAAAAEAVQKIGFINTERVYLESKQAQRIQTTLEKEFRGRQDALQKLQQEGEKLEKSLSEGKLQGKEREAAAKRWGELVQQFRKKQAELAEDYNLRRNEEFAALQQNANRIIVDLAKREGYDVILQDVIYVNARYDITDSVIKALNTR, encoded by the coding sequence ATTGCCAACGCCTTCCGCCTCGGCGGCGCGGCTTTATTGGGCTTCGGGTTGATGAACCAAGCTGCGGCGGCGGAAGCCGTACAGAAAATCGGCTTTATCAATACCGAGCGCGTTTATCTTGAGTCCAAGCAGGCGCAACGCATTCAGACGACCTTGGAAAAGGAATTCCGCGGCCGTCAGGACGCTTTGCAGAAATTGCAGCAAGAAGGTGAAAAGCTCGAAAAATCCCTGTCCGAAGGCAAATTGCAGGGCAAAGAGCGTGAAGCTGCGGCAAAACGCTGGGGCGAGCTGGTTCAGCAGTTCCGCAAGAAACAGGCGGAGCTGGCAGAAGACTACAACCTGCGCCGCAACGAAGAATTTGCCGCCCTCCAGCAAAACGCCAACCGCATCATCGTCGATCTTGCCAAACGCGAAGGCTACGATGTCATTTTGCAGGACGTGATTTACGTCAACGCGCGTTACGACATTACCGACAGCGTGATTAAAGCCCTGAATACACGTTAA
- the lpxD gene encoding UDP-3-O-(3-hydroxymyristoyl)glucosamine N-acyltransferase, which produces MTSKTYTLSQITAQLGGEWRGKDISVAAVRPLADAQAEHISFLANPKYKAEVHDSSAGAVIVSAKAVNEFEGRNLIVADDPYLYFAKVARLFSPIVKARGGIHPTAVVEEGATVPASCEIGANAYIGANTVLGEGCRILANAVVQHDCTLGDEVVLHPNAVVYYGCTLGNRVEIHSGAVIGADGFGLAFAGDSWFKIPQTGAVTLGDDVEIGSNTNIDRGAMSDTTVGNGTKIDNQVQIGHNCKIGSHTVIAAKTGISGSVTIGSYCIIGGGVGTVGHIEIADKTTIGGGTSVTHSITESGKHLAGIFPMSTHKEWARNAVYIHRLSEMNKRLKTLENRLSDSEKDE; this is translated from the coding sequence ATGACTTCAAAAACCTACACCCTGTCCCAAATCACAGCGCAGCTTGGCGGCGAATGGCGCGGCAAGGACATTTCCGTCGCCGCCGTGCGCCCGCTCGCAGACGCGCAGGCGGAACACATCAGCTTCCTCGCCAATCCGAAATACAAAGCCGAAGTCCACGACAGCAGCGCGGGTGCAGTCATCGTTTCCGCCAAAGCAGTAAACGAATTTGAAGGGCGCAACCTGATTGTCGCCGACGACCCCTATCTCTATTTTGCCAAAGTCGCCCGCCTGTTTTCACCCATCGTCAAAGCGCGCGGCGGCATCCATCCGACCGCTGTCGTCGAAGAGGGTGCCACCGTTCCCGCCAGCTGCGAAATCGGCGCAAACGCCTACATCGGCGCGAACACCGTACTCGGGGAAGGCTGCCGCATCTTGGCAAACGCCGTTGTCCAGCACGATTGCACACTGGGCGACGAAGTCGTCCTGCATCCCAACGCCGTCGTTTATTACGGCTGCACACTGGGCAACCGCGTCGAAATCCACAGCGGCGCAGTCATCGGTGCGGACGGATTCGGGCTCGCCTTCGCCGGCGATTCATGGTTTAAAATCCCGCAAACCGGCGCGGTAACGCTGGGCGACGACGTAGAAATCGGTTCGAACACCAACATCGACCGCGGCGCGATGAGCGACACTACCGTCGGCAACGGCACCAAAATCGACAACCAAGTCCAAATCGGACACAACTGCAAAATCGGTTCGCACACCGTCATCGCCGCCAAAACCGGCATCTCAGGCAGCGTTACCATCGGCAGCTACTGCATCATCGGCGGCGGCGTCGGCACGGTCGGCCACATTGAAATCGCCGATAAAACCACCATCGGCGGCGGCACGTCCGTGACCCACAGCATTACCGAAAGCGGCAAACACCTCGCCGGCATCTTCCCGATGTCCACCCATAAAGAATGGGCGCGCAACGCCGTTTACATCCACCGCTTAAGCGAAATGAACAAACGCCTCAAAACATTGGAAAACCGTCTGAGCGACAGCGAAAAAGACGAATAA
- the fabZ gene encoding 3-hydroxyacyl-ACP dehydratase FabZ translates to MDVQLPIEAKDIQKLIPHRYPFLQLDRITAFESMKTLTAIKNVTMNEPQFQGHFPDLPVMPGVLIIEAMAQACGTLAILSEGGRKENEFFFFAGIDEARFKRQVIPGDQLVFEVELLTNKRGIGKFSAVAKVDGQVAVEAIIMCAKRVV, encoded by the coding sequence ATGGACGTACAACTCCCCATCGAAGCCAAAGACATCCAAAAACTCATTCCCCACCGCTACCCGTTTTTGCAACTCGACCGCATCACCGCCTTCGAGTCCATGAAAACCCTGACCGCGATTAAAAACGTCACCATGAACGAGCCGCAGTTCCAAGGCCATTTCCCCGACCTGCCCGTCATGCCCGGCGTACTCATCATCGAAGCCATGGCGCAAGCCTGCGGCACACTCGCCATCCTCAGCGAAGGCGGCCGCAAAGAAAACGAATTCTTCTTCTTCGCCGGCATAGACGAAGCCCGCTTCAAACGCCAAGTCATCCCCGGCGACCAGCTTGTTTTCGAAGTCGAGCTGCTGACCAACAAACGCGGCATCGGCAAATTCAGCGCCGTCGCCAAAGTGGACGGACAAGTCGCCGTCGAAGCCATCATCATGTGTGCCAAACGCGTGGTTTGA
- the lpxA gene encoding acyl-ACP--UDP-N-acetylglucosamine O-acyltransferase, which translates to MTLIHPTAVINPKAELDSSVKVGAYTVIGPNVQIGANTEIGPHTVINGHTTIGENNRIFQFASLGEIPQDKKYRDEPTKLIIGNGNTIREFTTFNLGTVTGIGETRVGDDNWIMAYCHLAHDCVIGNHTIFANNASLAGHVTIGDYVVLGGYTLVFQFCQIGDYAMTAFAAGVHKDVPPYFMAAGYRAEPAGINSEGMRRNGFTAEQIAAVKDVYKTIYHRGIPFEEAKADILRRAETQAELAVFKDFFAQSTRGIIR; encoded by the coding sequence ATGACCCTCATCCACCCGACCGCCGTCATTAACCCCAAAGCCGAACTCGACTCCAGCGTCAAAGTCGGTGCGTACACCGTCATCGGCCCCAACGTCCAAATCGGCGCGAACACCGAAATCGGCCCGCATACCGTCATCAACGGCCACACCACCATCGGCGAAAACAACCGCATTTTCCAATTTGCCAGCCTCGGCGAAATCCCGCAGGACAAAAAATACCGCGACGAGCCGACCAAGCTGATTATCGGCAACGGCAACACCATCCGCGAATTCACCACCTTCAACCTCGGCACGGTAACCGGCATCGGCGAAACCCGCGTCGGCGACGACAACTGGATTATGGCGTACTGCCACCTCGCGCACGACTGCGTCATCGGCAACCACACCATCTTCGCCAACAACGCCTCCCTCGCCGGACACGTTACCATCGGCGACTACGTCGTCTTGGGCGGCTACACGCTGGTGTTCCAGTTCTGCCAAATCGGCGACTACGCCATGACCGCCTTCGCCGCAGGCGTACACAAAGACGTACCGCCTTATTTCATGGCGGCAGGCTACCGCGCCGAACCCGCAGGCATCAACAGCGAAGGCATGCGCCGCAACGGCTTCACCGCCGAGCAAATCGCCGCCGTCAAAGATGTGTATAAAACCATCTACCACCGTGGCATCCCGTTTGAAGAAGCCAAAGCCGACATCCTCCGCCGCGCCGAAACGCAAGCCGAGTTGGCGGTGTTTAAAGACTTCTTCGCCCAATCCACGCGCGGAATTATCCGCTGA